Proteins encoded by one window of Pseudonocardia sp. HH130629-09:
- a CDS encoding helix-turn-helix transcriptional regulator — protein MAAPTTSPSPSPATATGPLAGAPASIALVRAVAEDPAAPRLVAVTGPAGAGKSTVLRELVRVWTEAGAGEGVTVVDDAHDLGDDELTDLRDQAGRPDARLVVAFRPWPRGRALARLGATLAAAPPLVLGALDAAGIAARAARVAGTRITDEALRAVAERTAGSPMLVDRLLATGRVGGPVPPQLAEQIGYAVDAEDPRVVELVTALALGAPVDGEVLVPLLGISDAAGIGVGAEIAELDELSGRAVAAGLCTPDGRVVPLVAESIRARVAPARRAELRRHLAEIELDRGGSVLAVARTLRGSGATGERAAAVFRAAAAEAARAESPDAVRFYAEAVAAGAPPLTVAAHRAQAHLVAGDLDGALGHADSVLSATDAVEATDAVRAGSVAAAVLARRGLLARSAELYRWTAAVSGERPPAAAVPVLIGTGALEEARAVVGGGGSGFVAGRAPTLVDGADDLTARGMLDSVEGSPTAALSGLARAAGLLEAAHGAALLPDTPAALAALVAVHTGEFDVAASVLDRALRTGLGGAPARARHRLLLGWIALLRGATGPASERLAAVDAGDETLEPRDEFLAAALQVAIARRQSDLGALMRSWTRARQAIVRHPVDLYVLQPLGELVTAASRLREESWVAPHLAEADALLDRLGRPALWAAPLHWARLQAAVLTDDVEAARARSDELQRAACGSRFAHAMATAAPHWVGVLEDRVDAAEVEAAARGLHAVGLSFDGGRLAGQAALRTGDRRAVSALLACARALQAAGTDLRQGTVPPPAEEPRPVAEEPAVAAPAPVEAAPEPAASGLLSERELEVAELVVQGRTQREIGEALFISAKTVEHHVARMRQRLGVRSRSELLDELRRILGDRG, from the coding sequence ATGGCGGCACCCACGACGTCCCCCTCCCCCTCCCCCGCGACGGCGACCGGCCCGCTCGCCGGCGCCCCCGCGTCGATCGCGCTGGTCCGGGCCGTCGCCGAGGACCCGGCCGCGCCGCGCTTGGTGGCCGTCACCGGTCCGGCCGGGGCGGGAAAGTCGACGGTGCTGCGCGAGCTGGTCCGGGTGTGGACCGAGGCCGGCGCCGGGGAGGGCGTGACCGTCGTCGACGACGCCCACGACCTCGGCGACGACGAGCTCACCGACCTGCGCGATCAGGCGGGCCGTCCGGACGCCCGGCTGGTCGTCGCGTTCCGGCCCTGGCCGCGCGGCCGCGCGCTGGCCCGGCTCGGGGCGACGCTGGCCGCCGCCCCGCCGCTGGTCCTGGGCGCGCTCGACGCCGCCGGGATCGCCGCGCGCGCCGCCCGCGTCGCCGGGACCCGGATCACCGACGAGGCCCTCCGCGCCGTCGCCGAGCGCACCGCCGGGTCCCCGATGCTGGTCGACCGGCTACTCGCGACCGGCCGGGTCGGCGGGCCGGTACCCCCGCAGCTCGCCGAGCAGATCGGCTACGCCGTCGACGCCGAGGACCCACGGGTGGTCGAGCTGGTCACCGCGCTCGCGCTCGGTGCCCCCGTCGACGGCGAGGTGCTCGTCCCGCTGCTCGGGATCTCCGACGCGGCAGGCATCGGCGTCGGCGCCGAGATCGCCGAGCTCGACGAGCTGTCCGGCCGGGCCGTCGCCGCGGGGCTCTGCACCCCCGACGGGCGGGTCGTCCCGCTGGTCGCCGAGTCGATCCGCGCCCGGGTCGCGCCCGCCCGGCGGGCCGAGCTGCGCCGCCACCTCGCCGAGATCGAGCTCGACCGCGGCGGGAGCGTGCTCGCCGTCGCCCGCACCCTGCGCGGGTCCGGGGCCACCGGGGAGCGTGCCGCCGCGGTGTTCCGGGCCGCCGCGGCCGAGGCGGCCCGCGCGGAGAGCCCGGACGCGGTCCGGTTCTACGCCGAGGCCGTCGCCGCGGGGGCACCCCCGCTGACCGTCGCCGCGCACCGCGCGCAGGCCCACCTCGTCGCGGGGGACCTCGACGGTGCGCTCGGGCACGCCGACTCGGTGCTGTCCGCGACCGACGCCGTCGAGGCCACCGACGCCGTCCGGGCCGGGTCGGTCGCGGCCGCCGTCCTCGCCCGGCGGGGTCTGCTGGCGCGCAGTGCCGAGCTGTACCGGTGGACCGCCGCGGTGTCCGGGGAGCGCCCGCCCGCTGCGGCCGTGCCCGTCCTGATCGGGACCGGGGCGCTGGAGGAGGCCCGCGCCGTCGTCGGGGGCGGCGGTTCCGGGTTCGTCGCCGGCCGTGCACCCACCCTGGTCGACGGCGCCGACGACCTGACCGCCCGCGGCATGCTCGACTCGGTCGAGGGCTCCCCGACGGCAGCACTGTCCGGCCTGGCCCGCGCCGCCGGGCTCCTGGAGGCCGCGCACGGCGCCGCGCTGCTGCCCGACACCCCGGCCGCGCTGGCCGCGCTGGTGGCCGTGCACACCGGGGAGTTCGATGTCGCCGCGTCCGTACTGGACCGTGCCCTGCGGACCGGGCTCGGCGGGGCACCCGCCCGGGCCCGGCACCGGCTGCTGCTCGGCTGGATCGCGCTGCTGCGCGGCGCGACCGGCCCGGCATCGGAGCGGCTCGCCGCCGTCGACGCGGGCGACGAAACCCTCGAACCGCGCGACGAGTTCCTCGCCGCGGCACTGCAGGTGGCGATCGCCCGCCGCCAGTCCGACCTCGGCGCCCTGATGCGGTCCTGGACGCGGGCCCGGCAGGCGATCGTCCGCCACCCGGTCGACCTCTACGTGCTGCAGCCGCTCGGGGAGCTGGTGACCGCGGCGTCGCGGCTGCGGGAGGAGAGCTGGGTGGCCCCGCACCTCGCCGAGGCCGACGCGCTGCTCGACCGGCTCGGCCGGCCCGCGCTGTGGGCCGCCCCGCTGCACTGGGCACGGCTGCAGGCCGCGGTCCTCACCGACGACGTCGAGGCCGCCCGCGCCCGCTCCGACGAGCTCCAGCGCGCGGCCTGCGGCAGCCGCTTCGCCCACGCCATGGCGACGGCGGCCCCGCACTGGGTGGGGGTGCTGGAGGACCGGGTCGACGCGGCCGAGGTCGAGGCCGCCGCCCGCGGGCTGCACGCCGTCGGCCTGTCCTTCGACGGCGGCCGCCTCGCCGGGCAGGCGGCGTTGCGGACCGGGGACCGGCGCGCGGTGTCGGCGTTGCTGGCCTGCGCGCGGGCCCTGCAGGCCGCGGGCACGGACCTGCGTCAGGGGACCGTCCCACCGCCGGCGGAGGAGCCCCGCCCGGTGGCCGAGGAGCCCGCCGTCGCGGCTCCGGCGCCCGTCGAGGCCGCCCCGGAGCCGGCCGCGTCGGGACTGCTGTCCGAGCGTGAGCTGGAGGTCGCCGAGCTCGTCGTGCAAGGGCGCACCCAGCGTGAGATCGGTGAGGCGCTGTTCATCTCGGCGAAGACCGTCGAGCACCACGTGGCCCGGATGCGCCAGCGCCTCGGGGTGCGCAGCCGCAGCGAGCTGCTCGACGAGCTCCGCCGGATCCTGGGCGACCGCGGCTGA
- a CDS encoding IspD/TarI family cytidylyltransferase, translating to MREHVWAIVLAGGRGLRYGRLKQLDELAGTRLVDHTVAAARRTCDRVALVLPSGVDWDGEPVDALAVGGDHQSESLRAGLAVVPGDAGILVLADPAHPLAADRIFTDVVDAVRAGADGAVPVVPLLEVVQRVVDGVVVETLPKQDAVITQSPQAFRADVLRAAHADAPRPVENSGMLAGLGHRVVTVPGDPANLHVASPEDLAVVRRLVR from the coding sequence GTGCGTGAACACGTGTGGGCGATCGTGCTGGCGGGCGGCCGGGGCCTGCGTTACGGCCGGCTGAAGCAGCTCGACGAGCTGGCCGGGACCCGGCTGGTCGACCACACCGTCGCCGCCGCCCGGCGCACCTGCGACCGGGTCGCGCTCGTGCTCCCGTCCGGTGTGGACTGGGATGGCGAGCCGGTCGACGCACTCGCCGTCGGCGGCGACCACCAGTCCGAGTCACTGCGTGCCGGGCTCGCCGTGGTGCCCGGCGACGCCGGGATCCTGGTGCTCGCCGACCCCGCACACCCGCTCGCCGCGGACCGGATCTTCACCGACGTCGTCGACGCCGTGCGTGCCGGAGCGGACGGGGCGGTGCCGGTCGTCCCGCTGCTGGAGGTGGTGCAGCGGGTGGTCGACGGCGTCGTCGTCGAGACCCTCCCCAAGCAGGACGCGGTCATCACCCAGTCACCGCAGGCGTTCCGGGCGGACGTGCTGCGGGCCGCGCACGCCGACGCACCCCGGCCGGTGGAGAACTCCGGGATGCTCGCCGGGCTGGGCCACCGCGTGGTGACGGTGCCGGGGGACCCGGCGAACCTGCACGTGGCGAGCCCGGAGGACCTGGCCGTCGTCCGGCGGCTGGTCAGATGA
- a CDS encoding IniB N-terminal domain-containing protein, with protein MSVEKSLIQFILDLLKDPKALAEFKEDPHGVLAQCGLSEVSADDVRDALVLAQDNDDVSFDRDYNTGGGHGGHHHTPPPPVHHGEDPVKYIDKYVTNNHYTYNVDDRDTIVDNSVNQNIDTGGGDFNQSIDTKSVVASGDGSVAAGDDIRDSTVTTGHDNIVGDDNNVVKGDGNTTAFGSGSATKTGDISADHGGAAAVGGTATGSNDATDSFNKTHTETHSSTDIDDSFNADTSTHTDTDVDNHSHTDVLSHNDVSTDVHVGL; from the coding sequence ATGTCCGTCGAGAAGTCGCTGATCCAGTTCATCCTGGACCTGCTGAAGGACCCCAAGGCCCTGGCCGAGTTCAAGGAGGACCCGCACGGTGTCCTCGCCCAGTGCGGCCTGTCCGAGGTCTCCGCCGACGACGTCCGCGACGCCCTGGTCCTGGCCCAGGACAACGACGACGTGTCCTTCGACCGTGACTACAACACCGGCGGCGGCCACGGCGGCCACCACCACACCCCGCCGCCGCCCGTCCACCACGGCGAGGACCCGGTCAAGTACATCGACAAGTACGTGACCAACAACCACTACACCTACAACGTCGACGACCGCGACACCATCGTCGACAACTCGGTGAACCAGAACATCGACACCGGCGGCGGCGACTTCAACCAGTCCATCGACACCAAGTCGGTCGTCGCGTCCGGCGACGGCTCGGTGGCCGCCGGCGACGACATCCGCGACTCGACCGTCACCACCGGCCACGACAACATCGTGGGCGACGACAACAACGTGGTGAAGGGCGACGGCAACACCACCGCCTTCGGTTCCGGCTCGGCTACCAAGACCGGCGACATCTCCGCCGACCACGGTGGCGCCGCGGCCGTCGGTGGCACCGCCACGGGCTCGAACGACGCGACCGACTCGTTCAACAAGACCCACACCGAGACGCACAGCTCGACCGACATCGACGACTCGTTCAACGCCGACACGAGCACCCACACCGACACCGATGTGGACAACCACAGCCACACCGACGTGCTGTCGCACAACGACGTCTCCACCGACGTGCACGTGGGCCTCTGA
- a CDS encoding hsp70 family protein, translated as MSYLLGIDLGATSVTAAVLRTGGAAESVRLGGRDGSDVLPAVLVATPGGDLLCGEPARRRAPAEPDRVARGFLDRVGDPTPLSLGGFAYAAEDLCARLVRVLVDEVSTRHGGPPSRIGVTCPVGWGRHKRDLLAAALRRRGLTVSLVTAPQAVALAHRAVVPAGGPLAVVDLGGNGTTATVLAAAAPGVLPDAVGRTLTCRTGGGDVDDAAFAFVRSSSPATAAAFDALDLDDPRTVAALTSLRDECRAAKQLLSRDTVATVPVELPGLRTAVRIHRSDLDELTRPLLEPVTDLVQDVVAAAPDAEVLLAGGAARMPVVVQAVSAALGRPVAVVADPVADAARGAALAVAPGAGTSWPGVRMAPLTGVPTPREPVDPAGHSPWDRPGPDTADRAGSVDRGDRTDRTTPAWPTRGERERTARTEAPATDRTAVALLDPEPPTGPLTAVPRTRTAQPPAPARTSVLGAGQVTGPAVARPESPAPDTLVTRDAPAGAARRGVVTRQRLMVGAGGLAGAAAIAGALLFWPTTSPGIGELSAAPVLSSPAVAPAPVTPGAAPAAGGAAGPVAGAPVGGTRAGTSGGAATAGAAAPTAPGAPAPAAPAPAAPAPAAPGPAVPSAPVVSPPPVTTPPATSTGPNTPAEGTSDPTTPPVTTPPATDPTSPVPGPTTTAPAPSSSVPPAAA; from the coding sequence GTGTCGTACCTGCTCGGGATCGATCTGGGGGCCACCTCGGTGACCGCGGCCGTGCTGCGCACGGGTGGTGCCGCGGAGTCCGTCCGGCTGGGCGGCCGCGACGGGAGCGACGTGCTCCCCGCAGTGCTCGTCGCGACGCCCGGGGGCGACCTGCTCTGCGGTGAGCCCGCCCGTCGCCGGGCCCCGGCCGAGCCGGACCGTGTCGCACGTGGCTTCCTCGACCGGGTCGGGGACCCGACACCGCTGTCGCTGGGCGGCTTCGCCTACGCGGCCGAGGACCTGTGCGCCCGGCTGGTGCGCGTCCTGGTCGACGAGGTGTCCACCCGGCACGGTGGCCCGCCGTCCCGGATCGGCGTCACCTGCCCGGTGGGCTGGGGCCGGCACAAGCGGGACCTGCTGGCCGCCGCCCTGCGTCGCCGCGGGCTGACCGTCTCGCTGGTGACCGCGCCGCAGGCCGTCGCGCTCGCCCACCGCGCCGTCGTGCCGGCCGGGGGGCCGCTCGCCGTCGTCGACCTGGGGGGCAACGGGACCACCGCGACCGTGCTGGCCGCGGCCGCACCCGGGGTGCTGCCCGACGCCGTCGGTCGCACGCTGACCTGCCGGACCGGTGGCGGAGACGTCGACGACGCGGCGTTCGCCTTCGTCCGGTCCTCCTCCCCGGCCACGGCCGCCGCGTTCGACGCGCTCGACCTCGACGACCCGCGGACCGTGGCCGCTCTGACCTCCCTGCGCGACGAGTGCCGCGCCGCCAAGCAGCTGCTGTCCCGGGACACGGTCGCGACCGTCCCGGTGGAGCTGCCCGGCCTGCGGACCGCGGTCCGCATCCACCGCTCCGACCTCGACGAGCTCACCCGCCCGCTGCTCGAGCCGGTCACCGACCTGGTGCAGGACGTCGTGGCCGCCGCCCCGGACGCCGAGGTGCTGCTCGCCGGCGGCGCCGCACGGATGCCGGTCGTGGTGCAGGCGGTCTCGGCGGCACTGGGCCGCCCGGTCGCCGTCGTCGCGGACCCGGTGGCCGACGCCGCCCGGGGCGCGGCACTCGCCGTCGCGCCGGGGGCCGGGACCTCCTGGCCCGGTGTGCGGATGGCGCCGCTGACCGGTGTCCCCACCCCCCGCGAGCCCGTCGACCCCGCCGGGCACAGCCCGTGGGACCGGCCCGGGCCGGACACCGCCGACCGCGCCGGCAGCGTCGACCGTGGTGACCGGACCGACCGGACCACCCCCGCGTGGCCGACCCGCGGCGAGCGGGAGCGGACCGCACGGACCGAGGCGCCCGCCACGGACCGCACGGCCGTCGCCCTGCTCGACCCGGAGCCGCCGACCGGCCCGCTGACCGCGGTCCCCCGCACCCGTACGGCCCAGCCCCCCGCCCCCGCACGGACGTCGGTCCTCGGGGCCGGACAGGTGACCGGCCCGGCCGTCGCCCGCCCGGAGAGTCCCGCGCCGGACACCCTGGTCACCCGGGACGCCCCCGCCGGCGCGGCCCGCCGCGGCGTGGTCACCCGGCAGCGCCTGATGGTCGGTGCCGGTGGCCTCGCCGGTGCCGCCGCCATCGCGGGTGCGCTGCTGTTCTGGCCCACGACGAGCCCGGGGATCGGTGAGCTGAGCGCAGCCCCCGTGCTGAGCTCACCGGCCGTCGCACCGGCTCCGGTCACCCCGGGCGCCGCCCCGGCCGCCGGCGGCGCGGCCGGCCCGGTCGCGGGCGCCCCCGTGGGTGGGACGCGCGCCGGCACCTCGGGTGGCGCGGCCACCGCGGGTGCCGCTGCGCCGACCGCGCCCGGCGCCCCGGCTCCGGCCGCGCCCGCTCCGGCCGCGCCTGCCCCGGCCGCTCCGGGACCGGCCGTGCCGTCCGCCCCGGTGGTGTCGCCCCCGCCGGTCACCACACCGCCGGCGACCAGCACGGGCCCGAACACGCCGGCGGAGGGCACGTCCGATCCGACCACCCCGCCGGTCACCACCCCGCCCGCCACCGACCCGACCAGCCCGGTCCCGGGCCCGACGACCACGGCTCCCGCGCCGTCGTCGAGCGTCCCTCCGGCAGCCGCGTGA
- a CDS encoding dynamin family protein, which yields MSALTEQTRALLRRTLDAYGDSPQAAGWLRHHLDRFDEPLRVAIAGKVKAGKSTLLNALVGERIAPTDAGECTRIVTWYADAPTPGVRMHLRSGADRPLTLARRDGALQIDLQGTRVEDVDRLHVDWPSQHLRRTNLIDTPGIGSLTTDAAGRAGEFLTPEDTPSPADAVVYLMRHLHAGDVRFLEAFHDRGVARATPVNTIAVLSRADEIGVGRLDALISARRIARRYRGDDKLRGLCQTVVAVAGLLAETARTMRQDEYVALTELAALPRGDVEALLLSADRFGRTDLDRPDAAARIALLERFGLFGVRLGTTLIRQGVKDPTALADDLVRRSGLDELRAVLDTQFSERRDLLKARSALLAVDLVLTREPRPATAALRAEVERILAGAHEFVELRALADLRAGKIVFPPEALADAERLLGGEGGSASARLGLDGAAGPREVHDAASEALRRWRRRAESPLTGRASAEAARIVVRSCEGLLAEASRPHAHH from the coding sequence GTGAGCGCGCTGACCGAGCAGACCCGCGCGCTGCTGCGCCGGACCCTGGACGCCTACGGCGACTCCCCGCAGGCCGCGGGCTGGCTGCGCCACCACCTCGACCGGTTCGACGAGCCGCTGCGCGTCGCGATCGCCGGGAAGGTCAAGGCCGGCAAGTCCACCCTGCTCAACGCCCTGGTCGGCGAGCGGATCGCACCCACCGACGCGGGCGAGTGCACCCGCATCGTCACCTGGTACGCCGACGCCCCCACCCCGGGCGTGCGGATGCACCTGCGCTCCGGCGCCGACCGCCCGCTCACCCTGGCCCGCCGCGACGGTGCCCTGCAGATCGACCTGCAGGGCACCCGGGTGGAGGACGTCGACCGGCTGCACGTCGACTGGCCGTCGCAGCACCTGCGCCGCACCAACCTGATCGACACCCCCGGCATCGGGTCGCTGACCACCGACGCGGCCGGCCGGGCCGGGGAGTTCCTCACACCGGAGGACACCCCGTCTCCCGCCGACGCCGTCGTCTACCTCATGCGTCACCTGCACGCCGGTGACGTGCGGTTCCTGGAGGCATTCCACGACCGCGGCGTCGCCCGCGCGACCCCGGTGAACACCATCGCGGTGCTCTCGCGCGCCGACGAGATCGGCGTCGGCCGGCTCGACGCGCTGATCTCGGCGCGCCGGATCGCGCGGCGCTACCGCGGCGACGACAAGCTGCGGGGGCTGTGCCAGACCGTCGTCGCCGTCGCCGGGCTGCTCGCAGAGACCGCCCGCACCATGCGGCAGGACGAGTACGTCGCGCTCACCGAGCTCGCCGCGCTCCCGCGTGGCGACGTCGAGGCGCTGCTGCTGTCGGCCGACCGGTTCGGACGCACCGATCTCGACCGGCCCGACGCCGCCGCCCGGATCGCGCTGCTGGAGCGGTTCGGACTGTTCGGCGTCCGGCTCGGGACCACGCTGATCCGCCAGGGAGTGAAGGACCCGACCGCGCTGGCCGACGACCTGGTGCGCCGCTCCGGACTCGACGAGCTGCGCGCGGTGCTCGACACCCAGTTCTCCGAGCGCCGCGACCTGCTCAAGGCCCGCTCCGCGCTGCTCGCCGTCGACCTCGTGCTGACCCGTGAGCCCCGCCCGGCGACGGCCGCGCTGCGTGCCGAGGTGGAGCGGATCCTGGCCGGGGCGCACGAGTTCGTGGAGCTGCGGGCCCTGGCAGACCTGCGCGCCGGGAAGATCGTGTTCCCGCCGGAGGCGCTCGCCGACGCCGAACGGCTGCTCGGCGGCGAGGGCGGCTCGGCGTCGGCCCGGCTGGGGCTCGACGGCGCCGCGGGCCCGCGCGAGGTCCACGACGCCGCCTCCGAGGCGCTGCGCCGCTGGCGGCGGCGGGCGGAGAGCCCGCTGACCGGGCGGGCCTCGGCGGAGGCCGCGCGGATCGTGGTGCGCTCCTGCGAGGGGCTGCTCGCCGAGGCGTCCCGACCGCACGCGCACCACTAG
- a CDS encoding GMC oxidoreductase has translation MHVDRIDETGTSQEKKIITTPALVLAAGTQNTNRLLLRARAHDTIPDLPDALGENWVTNGDRICTWVSPVEDFGPVQGGPVVFGTKDWADPASANTIIQASLPPLPLGLGRTVTMIVGYGVSAGRGRVTWDPVRQEGVVQWPLDGDAPLTARSHERMARTTGVRGTFVDTTYVVPTTWHPLGGACIGTVCDVAGRVQGQRGLYVLDGSLMPGTTAACNPSMTIAAVVERATDDLIAQDVGTLI, from the coding sequence GTGCACGTCGACCGGATCGACGAGACCGGCACCTCCCAGGAGAAGAAGATCATCACGACTCCGGCGCTGGTGCTCGCCGCGGGGACGCAGAACACCAACCGGCTGCTGCTACGCGCCCGCGCGCACGACACGATCCCGGACCTGCCCGACGCCCTCGGCGAGAACTGGGTCACCAACGGCGACCGGATCTGCACCTGGGTCTCCCCCGTCGAGGACTTCGGCCCGGTGCAGGGCGGGCCGGTGGTGTTCGGGACGAAGGACTGGGCGGACCCGGCATCGGCGAACACGATCATCCAGGCGTCGCTGCCGCCGCTGCCGCTCGGGCTCGGCCGCACCGTCACGATGATCGTCGGCTACGGCGTCAGCGCCGGCCGCGGTCGTGTCACCTGGGACCCGGTGCGCCAGGAGGGCGTCGTGCAGTGGCCGCTCGACGGCGACGCGCCGCTCACCGCGCGCAGCCACGAACGGATGGCCCGCACCACCGGCGTACGCGGCACCTTCGTCGACACCACCTACGTCGTGCCGACGACCTGGCACCCGCTCGGCGGTGCGTGCATCGGCACGGTCTGCGACGTCGCGGGCCGGGTGCAGGGCCAGCGCGGGCTCTACGTGCTCGACGGGTCGCTGATGCCGGGCACCACGGCGGCCTGCAACCCGTCGATGACGATCGCGGCCGTCGTCGAGCGCGCCACCGACGACTTGATCGCCCAGGACGTCGGCACGCTCATCTGA
- a CDS encoding MarR family winged helix-turn-helix transcriptional regulator, whose amino-acid sequence MSLDDDAVETRARGWRTLAALHARLEDDLERALQRSYGLSVVEYTVLDALARQDGFHLRMAQLSSVVALSPSATTRLVGRLEDRGLLQRYLCPTDRRGIYTELTEQGRLLLESARPGYDRALERALADAATRPELAPLVAALHALDTTP is encoded by the coding sequence ATGTCGCTCGACGACGACGCGGTCGAGACGCGGGCGCGGGGGTGGCGCACCCTGGCCGCCCTGCACGCCCGGCTGGAGGACGACCTGGAGCGGGCGTTGCAGCGCTCGTACGGGCTGTCGGTGGTGGAGTACACCGTGCTCGACGCGCTGGCCCGCCAGGACGGGTTCCACCTGCGGATGGCCCAGCTGTCGTCGGTGGTCGCGCTGAGCCCGTCGGCGACGACCCGGCTGGTCGGCAGGCTGGAGGACCGGGGTCTGCTGCAGCGGTACCTGTGCCCCACCGACCGGCGCGGCATCTACACCGAGCTCACCGAACAGGGGCGTCTGCTCCTGGAGAGCGCCCGCCCGGGCTACGACCGGGCGCTGGAACGGGCACTGGCCGACGCGGCGACACGACCCGAGCTGGCCCCGCTGGTCGCGGCGTTGCATGCCCTGGACACGACGCCCTGA
- a CDS encoding dynamin family protein, producing MAVPEAVALVDLALKAVTAYDRPDLAPRLRQTKARLTDPVVRVLVVGEFKQGKSQLVNALVNATVCPVDDDIATAVPTLVRFGEETSVTLVREAPGTDGVATEKAERTVVGLDQLAEHVSEAGNPGNRARLTRAEVTLPRKLLQSGLALVDTPGVGGLGSAHGAATMSALPTADAVLLVSDASQEYTAPELEFLQAARKLCPNVACIVTKTDLYPHWRRIVELDERHLRTARIDAELLPVSSALRLHAARTQDLDLIAESGFQALTSFLLRKVVGAADDLDRRSTSQDVLVTCQALEATMRAELMSQNDPEKAGQLARELEAARSRVDGLRQRSARWQTTLTDGVADLIADIEYDLRDRLRAVSRDAEQLLEDADPADIWDQFAEWFHKQVAHAVAQNFVWTTERARWLAEQVAEHFAEAVDVTLPELRVAGGSVAGLVDPLEMPADEKFGIGQKLFVGARGGYGGMLMFGLASTFAGIALLNPLSVGAGLLFGAKTVRDEKKRLKQRRQAESKNAVRRHIDEVTFQVGKDSRDNLRRIQRDLRDHFTTVADELSEALKESVAAAQTALKDDAERQQRVADLEAELERVTGLAERARALAAAVGSGGPT from the coding sequence GTGGCAGTGCCGGAGGCGGTCGCGCTCGTCGACCTCGCCCTCAAGGCGGTCACTGCCTACGACCGCCCCGACCTGGCGCCACGGCTGCGGCAGACGAAGGCGCGGCTGACCGACCCGGTCGTGCGGGTGCTGGTCGTCGGCGAGTTCAAGCAGGGCAAGAGTCAGCTGGTGAACGCGCTGGTCAACGCCACCGTGTGCCCCGTCGACGACGACATCGCCACCGCCGTGCCGACGCTCGTGCGCTTCGGCGAGGAGACGTCGGTGACCCTCGTGCGCGAGGCCCCCGGGACCGACGGCGTGGCGACCGAGAAGGCCGAGCGGACCGTCGTCGGGCTCGACCAGCTCGCCGAGCACGTCTCCGAGGCCGGCAACCCCGGCAACCGGGCCCGGCTCACCCGCGCCGAGGTCACGCTGCCCCGCAAGCTCCTGCAGAGCGGGCTGGCCCTGGTCGACACCCCCGGCGTCGGCGGGCTCGGGTCCGCGCACGGCGCCGCGACGATGTCGGCGCTGCCCACCGCGGACGCGGTGCTGCTGGTCTCCGACGCCAGCCAGGAGTACACCGCCCCCGAGCTGGAGTTCCTGCAGGCCGCGCGCAAGCTGTGCCCGAACGTCGCCTGCATCGTCACCAAGACCGACCTGTACCCGCACTGGCGGCGGATCGTCGAGCTCGACGAGCGCCACCTGCGCACCGCCCGGATCGATGCCGAGCTGCTGCCGGTGTCCTCCGCGCTGCGGCTGCACGCGGCCCGCACCCAGGACCTCGACCTCATCGCCGAGTCCGGCTTCCAGGCGCTCACCAGCTTCCTGCTGCGTAAGGTCGTCGGTGCCGCCGACGACCTCGACCGCCGCTCCACCAGCCAGGACGTCCTCGTCACCTGCCAGGCCCTGGAAGCCACGATGCGGGCCGAGCTGATGTCGCAGAACGACCCGGAGAAGGCCGGTCAGCTCGCCCGCGAGCTGGAGGCCGCGCGGTCGCGCGTCGACGGGCTGCGCCAGCGCTCCGCGCGCTGGCAGACCACGCTGACCGACGGCGTCGCCGACCTCATCGCCGACATCGAGTACGACCTGCGCGACCGGCTGCGCGCGGTCTCCCGCGACGCCGAGCAGCTCCTGGAGGACGCCGACCCGGCCGACATCTGGGACCAGTTCGCCGAGTGGTTCCACAAGCAGGTGGCCCACGCCGTCGCCCAGAACTTCGTGTGGACGACCGAGCGGGCACGCTGGCTGGCCGAGCAGGTGGCCGAGCACTTCGCCGAGGCCGTCGACGTGACCCTGCCCGAGCTGCGGGTCGCGGGCGGCTCGGTGGCCGGGCTCGTCGACCCGCTGGAGATGCCCGCGGACGAGAAGTTCGGCATCGGGCAGAAGCTGTTCGTCGGCGCCCGCGGCGGTTACGGCGGCATGCTGATGTTCGGTCTCGCCTCCACCTTCGCCGGGATCGCCCTGCTCAACCCGCTCTCGGTCGGTGCGGGTCTGCTGTTCGGCGCCAAGACCGTGCGCGACGAGAAGAAGCGCTTGAAACAGCGCCGCCAGGCCGAGTCGAAGAACGCCGTGCGCCGGCACATCGACGAGGTCACCTTCCAGGTCGGCAAGGACTCCCGGGACAACCTGCGCCGCATCCAGCGCGACCTGCGCGACCACTTCACCACCGTCGCCGACGAGCTGTCCGAGGCGCTGAAGGAGTCGGTCGCGGCCGCGCAGACCGCCCTGAAGGACGACGCCGAGCGTCAGCAGCGCGTCGCGGACCTGGAGGCCGAGCTGGAACGGGTGACCGGCCTCGCCGAGCGGGCCAGGGCACTGGCCGCGGCCGTGGGCTCCGGTGGTCCGACGTGA